From Candidatus Bathyarchaeota archaeon:
AGCCGCCTAGTATCCGGCTGAAGGATAACCTTATAGGTTTCGATCATTTCTTTAAACTCCTAACCGTAGAGTTTACTCGTAGCCGTCCGGCTTCGGATGGGGAGATGGGATGTTTTGCTGATCAGAGAGGTTATACTCGAGAACTTCATGAGCTATGAGTATGGTAGGGTTAGGCTTAAACCGGGTCTTAACATAGTGTGCGGCCCTAACGGCGCCGGTAAGTCCAGTATACTGCTCGGCATATCTGTAGCTTTAGGTCAGGCTTATACGGAGCGGGGTAGGAGGCTTAGCGACCTTATAAGACGTGGGAAGGACGTGGCCAGGGTAACCCTGATACTGGATAACTCTCCGAGAAACGGGGTTCGACCGATACCGGGTTGGAGGTCCGATACCTTCAGGCTTTCGAGGGTTCTCAGGGTAGACGGCGAGTACAGGTTTCAGGTAAACGGCAAACCCGTATCGAAGACCGAGGTCGTAGGTATTCTGAGAAACTTCGGAGTCAACCCGGATAATATGCTGCTTATAATGCATCAAGGTATGGTCGCGTCGTTCGCATATGTCTCCCCGCAGGAGAAGCTCTCGATGCTCGAGGAGGCTGTAGGCCTGAGTAGCTACCGTAGAAACGTCTTAGAGGCCAGGGATAGGCTCGCTAGGCTTGTCGAGGAGGAGAAGGCCTTAGATAGGCTTATGGACGAGGCTAAGAGAACCCTAGAGTACTGGGACGAAGAGTATAAACGGTATCTCGAGAAGCTCAAGCTTCAGAAGACGCTTGAGGCTCTCAAGAAAGAGCTCGCATGGGCTCAGGTCTACAAAGCCGAAAGAAGCGTCGAAAGCCTGAGGGATAGAGTCGAGCGGCTGACGCTTAGGGTTAGGAGGCTTGAGGAGGAGGCGTCTAAGCTCGGTAAGTCGATAGAGGTCGAGAACGAGAGTCTTAATGAGCTTAAGAAAGACTTCGAAGACGCGTTAGACACGTTCGTGTCGTATGAGAGGAAGTTGGCATCCACGGAGGCTTCTGTAAGCCTAGTCTCGAGGCTTATGGATGAGTTCTCCAAGCTAGGTGTAGACGTCAGGGTTCTAGACCTGTTGGATTCCGAA
This genomic window contains:
- a CDS encoding AAA family ATPase — its product is MGRWDVLLIREVILENFMSYEYGRVRLKPGLNIVCGPNGAGKSSILLGISVALGQAYTERGRRLSDLIRRGKDVARVTLILDNSPRNGVRPIPGWRSDTFRLSRVLRVDGEYRFQVNGKPVSKTEVVGILRNFGVNPDNMLLIMHQGMVASFAYVSPQEKLSMLEEAVGLSSYRRNVLEARDRLARLVEEEKALDRLMDEAKRTLEYWDEEYKRYLEKLKLQKTLEALKKELAWAQVYKAERSVESLRDRVERLTLRVRRLEEEASKLGKSIEVENESLNELKKDFEDALDTFVSYERKLASTEASVSLVSRLMDEFSKLGVDVRVLDLLDSELGRLSSALPGLREKASSSRYRVEELETGLDETYGRLIKISVDKAVVEERMGRLLSELRGLEAKLRSVEEEFKQALAEASKTGSRVETDRSPQDVLSDIRVVTAKLETIGDVSEDTRQMYERQLKLMEGLREKVRKVRENRRAAEGSLRRRMALWRKKVQALLEEVNGSYLSILSALGARGYVKLVNPDDIDRAGLELYIGFRGMEPTPLNPYTQSGGERSVAVAAFLLALQRHIKSPFRAVDEFEVHMDVRNREIFLFKLIEVLKKTRGGSVPRHNAEPDTCRRGGRSRHSRSERLRKLRGDGGCQGVEGDPSTG